A stretch of the uncultured Campylobacter sp. genome encodes the following:
- a CDS encoding protein-glutamate O-methyltransferase CheR, with translation MLENTNLTPAPSDAAGLNKFVEVVKNMCGVDLESKKDMIKQRLINFCQANEIPSFEALSSKVVVDRFMRQEIVNLITTNETYFYRELPQLQAAIYYAREELDSVRILCAPCSTGDEAYSLGMLAHSNLLDVNRVSIVGIDINSEAIDSCKKGVYSERSLHRLNDNQKNIYFTKRDGKYEIKRAMLPRCEFSVVNIFDDAIFKLGKFDIIFSRNMMIYFNEEFKLKTVERFHKILSDHGRLYVGHADLVPFTTLYKKHISNGTTYYAKA, from the coding sequence ATGCTTGAAAATACAAATTTGACGCCCGCTCCTAGCGATGCGGCAGGGCTGAATAAATTCGTCGAAGTCGTCAAAAATATGTGCGGCGTGGATCTGGAGTCCAAAAAGGACATGATAAAGCAGCGCCTAATAAATTTCTGCCAAGCAAACGAAATTCCAAGCTTTGAAGCGTTAAGTTCAAAAGTCGTCGTAGACCGCTTTATGAGGCAAGAAATCGTAAATTTAATCACCACGAACGAGACTTATTTTTACAGAGAGTTGCCGCAGCTACAAGCCGCGATCTACTATGCCAGAGAGGAGCTTGATAGCGTGCGGATACTGTGCGCGCCGTGCTCGACGGGCGATGAGGCGTACTCGCTAGGTATGCTCGCGCATTCAAATTTGCTCGACGTAAACCGCGTTAGCATCGTTGGTATCGACATAAATTCCGAGGCTATCGATAGCTGTAAAAAGGGTGTTTATAGCGAGCGTTCATTGCACCGCTTAAACGACAATCAAAAAAATATCTACTTCACAAAACGCGACGGCAAGTACGAAATCAAGCGCGCGATGCTACCTAGATGCGAGTTTAGCGTGGTAAATATCTTTGACGACGCGATATTTAAGCTCGGCAAATTCGACATCATTTTCTCGCGAAATATGATGATTTATTTTAACGAGGAATTTAAGCTAAAAACGGTCGAGCGCTTTCATAAAATTTTGAGCGATCACGGCAGACTCTACGTCGGACACGCCGACTTGGTGCCGTTTACGACGCTTTATAAAAAGCATATTTCAAACGGAACGACTTATTACGCTAAGGCCTGA
- a CDS encoding SPFH domain-containing protein, with translation MEDSIPFIVFAVVVLAFAVLFLKAGIKIISQSDIYIVERLGKFHKVLDGGFHIIIPFVDQIRAVITVREQLVDITKQQVITKDNVNISVDGIVFLKVVDGKMALYNVDSYKRAIANLAMTTLRGEIGAMNLDDTLSSRDRLNSALQRALGDAADNWGVKIMRVEISEISVPQGIEEAMNLQMKAEREKRAIELKAQAEKEALIRNAEALKQEKVLQAEAIERMADAKKYEQIALATAQKEAMDMINESMAQNAKAAEFLLARDRVGAFNELAKNGSKDKILVPYEATELIGSLSVLKDFLGARAAK, from the coding sequence ATGGAAGATAGCATCCCGTTTATCGTATTTGCCGTGGTCGTGCTGGCCTTTGCGGTCTTGTTTTTAAAAGCCGGTATCAAGATTATCTCGCAGTCAGATATCTACATCGTCGAGCGTTTGGGTAAATTTCATAAGGTGCTTGACGGCGGTTTTCACATCATTATCCCTTTTGTCGATCAGATCCGCGCCGTGATCACCGTGAGAGAGCAGCTAGTAGATATCACGAAACAGCAAGTCATCACCAAAGATAACGTAAACATAAGCGTCGACGGCATCGTGTTTTTAAAGGTCGTAGACGGCAAAATGGCCTTGTATAACGTCGATAGCTACAAGCGTGCGATCGCAAATTTAGCCATGACGACGCTGCGCGGCGAGATAGGCGCGATGAACCTTGACGACACGCTTAGCTCGCGCGACCGCCTAAACTCCGCATTGCAAAGAGCGCTCGGAGATGCCGCCGATAACTGGGGCGTAAAGATCATGCGCGTCGAGATCTCCGAGATCTCCGTCCCTCAAGGCATCGAAGAGGCGATGAATCTACAAATGAAAGCCGAGCGCGAAAAACGCGCGATCGAGCTAAAAGCGCAGGCTGAAAAAGAGGCGCTCATCCGCAACGCCGAGGCGCTAAAGCAAGAAAAAGTATTGCAAGCCGAAGCCATCGAGCGTATGGCCGATGCGAAAAAATACGAGCAAATCGCGCTAGCCACGGCTCAAAAAGAGGCGATGGATATGATAAACGAAAGCATGGCGCAAAACGCCAAAGCAGCCGAGTTCCTGCTCGCGCGCGACCGCGTCGGAGCCTTTAACGAGCTAGCCAAAAACGGCTCGAAAGATAAAATTTTAGTCCCTTACGAAGCAACCGAGCTTATCGGCTCTTTAAGCGTCTTAAAGGACTTTTTAGGCGCTAGGGCGGCGAAATGA
- a CDS encoding copper resistance protein NlpE N-terminal domain-containing protein, producing the protein MKNILFLAAAAMIFAGCAASDGASAVNSKKCGGTEVFETCGAEIDKENLIGVYEAKVFCDGCSENSKSTLTLNTDGTFKIDTVYQKKIAQRELQNGKYEIEGNTLRVTNQYREKLNFEISGDTLRQISNQNSFIKENLAQERIYKKLEAN; encoded by the coding sequence ATGAAAAATATTTTATTTTTGGCAGCGGCTGCGATGATATTTGCAGGCTGTGCGGCAAGCGACGGCGCAAGTGCGGTAAATAGCAAAAAATGCGGCGGTACGGAGGTTTTTGAAACGTGCGGTGCTGAAATAGATAAGGAAAATTTGATCGGCGTTTACGAGGCTAAGGTGTTTTGCGACGGATGTAGCGAAAACTCAAAAAGCACGCTAACGCTCAACACGGACGGCACGTTTAAAATCGACACCGTTTATCAAAAAAAGATCGCGCAAAGAGAGCTACAAAATGGCAAATACGAGATAGAGGGCAACACCCTAAGAGTGACGAATCAATACCGCGAAAAGCTAAATTTCGAGATTAGCGGCGATACGTTGCGCCAGATCAGCAACCAAAACAGCTTTATCAAAGAAAACTTGGCCCAGGAGCGCATCTACAAAAAGCTAGAAGCCAACTAA
- a CDS encoding methylated-DNA--[protein]-cysteine S-methyltransferase, whose translation MQKAYFDSPIGVLEICGDENGVCELNFVRDLVRTDVTDVNLKICLSELESYFKGELKTFKTRLNIGGTAFQRCVYENLQKIPYGERVTYAQLAAMTGRPRAFRAAGSANAKNKIPIIVPCHRVVASNGLGGYSGGEGLATKIWLLEHEAKFKDKV comes from the coding sequence ATGCAAAAAGCGTATTTTGACTCGCCTATCGGCGTTTTGGAGATTTGCGGCGACGAAAACGGGGTTTGCGAGCTAAATTTCGTTCGAGATTTAGTCCGCACGGACGTAACGGACGTAAATTTAAAGATTTGTTTAAGCGAGCTTGAAAGCTATTTTAAAGGTGAGCTTAAAACCTTTAAAACGCGGCTAAATATCGGCGGCACGGCGTTTCAAAGGTGCGTTTACGAAAATCTGCAAAAGATACCGTATGGCGAGCGCGTCACGTACGCCCAGCTGGCAGCGATGACTGGGCGACCGAGGGCGTTTCGCGCGGCAGGCTCGGCAAACGCAAAAAACAAAATTCCCATCATCGTGCCCTGCCACAGAGTCGTCGCCTCAAACGGCCTTGGCGGATACAGCGGCGGAGAAGGGCTAGCGACCAAAATTTGGCTTTTGGAGCATGAAGCGAAATTTAAAGATAAAGTTTAG
- a CDS encoding SMR family transporter, which produces MIKYRVLIGISITLVAAATSLLKLSDSFAKPLYAVGSLVLFGILFYLLAIFRHIPMGIAYAIRSGAGIVLISAIAYFFMRQKLDLPAIIAIGMIVVGVVVINLF; this is translated from the coding sequence ATGATCAAATACCGGGTTCTTATAGGCATAAGCATCACGCTAGTGGCGGCCGCAACTTCGCTTTTAAAGCTAAGCGACAGCTTTGCAAAGCCCTTATACGCCGTTGGTTCGCTTGTTTTATTCGGGATTTTATTCTACCTGCTTGCGATATTTAGGCACATTCCCATGGGTATCGCTTACGCGATACGGTCCGGGGCGGGCATAGTTCTCATCTCGGCGATAGCTTATTTTTTTATGAGGCAAAAGCTTGATTTGCCCGCAATCATCGCCATAGGCATGATAGTAGTCGGAGTGGTTGTTATAAATTTATTTTAA
- a CDS encoding YciI family protein: MFIVNLTYVKELSQVDNFISEHNAFLDKFYAENKFICSGRKIPRSGGIILANIKDRSELDEIIGQDPFFKNGIAKYEITEFSPTKFVPGFERLLGE; encoded by the coding sequence ATGTTTATCGTAAATTTAACTTATGTTAAAGAATTAAGCCAAGTTGATAACTTCATAAGCGAACACAATGCGTTTTTGGATAAATTTTACGCAGAAAATAAATTTATCTGCTCGGGGCGTAAAATCCCGCGTAGCGGCGGCATCATCTTGGCAAACATTAAAGATCGCTCGGAGCTTGACGAGATTATCGGACAAGATCCGTTTTTTAAAAACGGTATCGCAAAGTATGAAATTACCGAGTTTTCGCCGACGAAATTCGTACCTGGTTTTGAGCGGCTTTTAGGCGAGTAA
- a CDS encoding pitrilysin family protein: MKIINLKAANLQIPAVYEASKTLPAVSLKLIFKVAGACAEEKAGLAKFVAKIFDEGTLSKGAAGFAKELETRAISLYASAGFETFAFELNCLKEHFSFALAKLKELLEEPNLSQKSFEKVRTLTLGEISSNESDYDYLARVALNGLLYPGTNLARPSIGTKQSVESITLEDVKNFIASKLDLANLFVVLGGEVTPGELNLDEILSSLKTGEPRELKLFKTDEKCSQKAIIKPSEQAYIYFGAPFDVSCEERYKAKVATFILGEGGFGSRLMEEIRVKRGLAYSAYARSEFALSHSQIWGYLQTKNESRSEAVAVVKDEFAKFVKNGVKAGELAQAKRFLLGSQPLRQETLFNRLNIAQSEFYNGFKLGNFKDELEKISKLKLAELNAFIAEHAEIEKLSFAVLYNEI, translated from the coding sequence ATGAAAATCATAAATTTAAAAGCCGCAAATTTACAAATCCCTGCCGTTTACGAGGCTAGCAAAACCTTGCCAGCGGTGAGCCTAAAGCTTATTTTCAAGGTTGCCGGAGCTTGCGCGGAGGAGAAGGCCGGACTTGCTAAATTCGTCGCTAAAATTTTTGACGAAGGCACGCTAAGTAAGGGCGCGGCGGGCTTTGCCAAAGAGCTTGAAACGCGCGCGATTAGCCTTTACGCGAGCGCAGGATTTGAGACCTTTGCGTTTGAGCTAAACTGTCTAAAGGAGCACTTTTCTTTTGCGCTTGCTAAGCTAAAAGAGCTTTTAGAGGAGCCCAATTTAAGCCAAAAAAGCTTTGAGAAGGTGCGAACTTTGACTCTGGGCGAGATATCTAGCAACGAGAGCGACTACGACTATCTAGCTAGGGTCGCGCTAAACGGACTGCTATATCCTGGTACGAATCTAGCGCGCCCAAGCATCGGCACGAAGCAAAGCGTGGAGAGTATCACGCTAGAGGACGTTAAAAATTTCATCGCTAGCAAGCTTGATCTGGCAAATTTATTCGTAGTTCTGGGCGGCGAAGTGACGCCTGGGGAGCTAAATTTAGACGAGATTTTAAGCTCGCTAAAGACAGGCGAGCCGCGCGAGCTAAAGCTTTTTAAAACCGATGAAAAATGCAGCCAAAAAGCCATCATCAAGCCTAGCGAGCAAGCCTATATTTACTTTGGTGCGCCTTTTGACGTTTCCTGCGAGGAGCGATATAAGGCTAAGGTCGCGACGTTTATTTTGGGCGAAGGCGGCTTTGGCAGTAGGCTGATGGAGGAGATCCGCGTGAAGCGAGGGCTAGCGTATTCGGCCTATGCTAGGAGCGAGTTTGCGCTCAGCCACTCGCAAATTTGGGGTTATCTGCAAACCAAAAATGAAAGCAGGAGCGAGGCGGTCGCGGTCGTGAAAGACGAATTTGCAAAATTCGTCAAAAACGGCGTGAAAGCCGGCGAGCTAGCGCAGGCTAAAAGATTTTTGCTAGGCTCGCAGCCGCTACGCCAAGAGACGCTTTTTAACCGCTTAAACATCGCTCAGAGCGAGTTTTATAACGGTTTTAAACTAGGAAATTTTAAAGACGAGCTAGAAAAAATCTCGAAGCTAAAGCTTGCCGAGCTAAACGCGTTTATCGCGGAGCATGCAGAGATAGAAAAGCTCAGTTTTGCCGTGCTTTACAATGAAATTTGA
- a CDS encoding NfeD family protein: protein MIPAYLMLAAGVGLIMLEFMLGSFFVLFFGLGFLAVGVLGFFVDIAWEYQILLIAIISLVLLFALRKPLKAKFNQHESEVKDDFLNESGEGEIREGMVYFKGTLWRYDGDLAEGSKVRVLGTKGNKVVLQRD, encoded by the coding sequence ATGATACCCGCATACTTGATGCTGGCTGCTGGCGTGGGGCTAATCATGCTCGAGTTTATGCTTGGTAGCTTTTTCGTGCTATTTTTCGGGCTTGGATTTTTGGCGGTCGGAGTGCTTGGATTTTTCGTCGATATCGCTTGGGAGTATCAAATTTTACTCATCGCTATCATTTCGCTAGTTCTGCTTTTTGCGCTTAGAAAGCCGCTAAAGGCCAAATTTAACCAGCACGAAAGCGAGGTCAAAGACGACTTTTTAAACGAGAGCGGCGAGGGCGAGATCAGGGAGGGGATGGTCTATTTTAAAGGCACTTTGTGGCGCTACGACGGCGATTTAGCCGAGGGCTCGAAGGTGCGCGTGCTTGGCACCAAAGGCAATAAAGTCGTTTTACAGCGGGATTAA
- a CDS encoding helicase-related protein, translating to MKFDEKDRINLKKIGVTTLLDLALKLPKSFEDTSLAAAPKDGHVSVAVEIKSAYRQGGMLHAVCWCEAWEQNVKIVIFNAKPWHYGAFKVGKSVFVSGKCAYAYGSWQLTNPKIVTKINEIIPKYKLSLRDDSFKNLIQKYVNLPNLLEAGLAPKEAEFLLDLHRGDEKSVAMLDALVREKAGEEVLKFVEIYNYLKKLNAKKTRFKAPKINLFDISLWLKNLPFAPTTDQLNAIADLRADFSGKEAVRRVVMGDVGSGKTLVMLAAALSVYPGPALIMAPTSILAEQIYAEAARLLPDFMRVLLVKSGDKPEFDGVNLIIGTHVLLYQSLPAAPLVMIDEQHRFGSNQREKINALASGGLGQERQHDGAGGEFDGKFDGCEQANLAATAPEKGNKQTKAADETRAHVVQFSATPIPRTLSMIQSSFAEFSFLRQMPFEKHIHTQILQNADFGELLAHIKSQIAKGKQAAVIYPLVEGSESSNYQGLEEAQGFWRANFENVYVTHGKDKEKEQVLREFRERGDVLLSTTVVEVGISLPRLSTIVIVGAERLGLASLHQLRGRVGRNGGSGFCFLFTKLKNPPTRLREFCETLDGFKIAEIDLKNRQSGDILNGAFQHGATFEYYDYEEEITQAAKDRAGLG from the coding sequence ATGAAATTTGATGAAAAAGACAGAATAAATCTAAAAAAAATCGGCGTAACCACTCTGCTCGACCTAGCGCTAAAGCTTCCTAAAAGCTTTGAAGATACGAGCCTGGCCGCCGCGCCAAAAGACGGACACGTGAGCGTCGCTGTAGAGATAAAAAGCGCGTATCGCCAAGGCGGGATGCTGCACGCCGTATGCTGGTGCGAGGCGTGGGAGCAAAACGTCAAAATCGTGATTTTTAACGCCAAGCCTTGGCATTACGGGGCATTTAAGGTCGGCAAAAGCGTGTTTGTAAGCGGCAAATGCGCCTACGCCTACGGCTCGTGGCAGCTAACCAATCCCAAAATCGTCACGAAAATAAACGAAATCATACCCAAATACAAGCTCTCTCTCAGAGACGATTCGTTTAAAAATTTGATCCAAAAATACGTAAATTTGCCCAATTTACTAGAGGCGGGGCTCGCGCCTAAGGAGGCTGAGTTTTTGCTAGATCTGCACAGAGGAGACGAAAAAAGTGTGGCGATGCTGGACGCACTCGTGCGAGAAAAAGCGGGCGAAGAGGTGCTAAAATTCGTCGAAATTTACAACTATCTAAAAAAGCTAAACGCCAAAAAAACTCGCTTTAAGGCGCCTAAAATCAATCTTTTTGATATCTCTTTGTGGCTTAAAAATTTGCCGTTTGCGCCGACAACTGATCAGCTAAACGCTATCGCCGATTTGCGCGCGGACTTTAGCGGCAAGGAGGCGGTGCGACGCGTCGTGATGGGCGATGTGGGCAGCGGCAAGACGCTCGTTATGCTAGCTGCTGCGCTTAGCGTCTATCCAGGCCCTGCGCTCATCATGGCGCCCACGTCGATATTAGCCGAGCAAATTTACGCCGAGGCGGCGCGTTTGCTGCCTGATTTTATGCGCGTTTTGCTTGTTAAAAGCGGCGACAAGCCCGAATTTGACGGCGTAAATCTCATCATCGGCACGCATGTTTTGCTCTATCAAAGCTTACCCGCCGCGCCTTTAGTTATGATAGACGAGCAGCACCGTTTCGGCTCAAATCAACGCGAGAAAATCAACGCTCTAGCCAGCGGAGGACTTGGGCAAGAGAGGCAACATGACGGGGCAGGTGGCGAATTTGACGGTAAATTTGACGGCTGCGAGCAGGCAAATTTAGCCGCAACCGCGCCCGAAAAAGGAAATAAGCAAACAAAAGCTGCGGACGAGACCAGGGCTCACGTCGTGCAGTTTTCTGCAACGCCGATCCCGCGCACGCTAAGCATGATACAAAGCAGTTTTGCGGAGTTTAGTTTTCTGCGGCAGATGCCTTTTGAAAAGCATATCCACACGCAAATTTTACAAAACGCGGACTTTGGCGAGCTACTGGCGCATATCAAATCGCAAATCGCCAAAGGCAAACAGGCTGCCGTGATATATCCGCTCGTGGAGGGTAGCGAAAGCTCGAACTATCAGGGGCTGGAGGAGGCGCAGGGGTTTTGGCGAGCAAATTTTGAAAACGTCTACGTCACGCACGGCAAAGACAAAGAAAAAGAGCAAGTGTTGCGCGAATTTCGCGAGCGCGGCGACGTGCTGCTATCGACGACGGTGGTCGAGGTCGGTATCTCGCTGCCCAGGCTTAGCACGATCGTGATCGTGGGCGCGGAGAGGCTTGGCTTAGCAAGCCTGCATCAGCTGCGCGGACGAGTAGGGCGAAACGGCGGGAGCGGATTTTGCTTTTTGTTTACGAAGCTTAAAAATCCGCCGACGCGTTTGAGGGAGTTTTGCGAGACGCTGGACGGCTTTAAGATCGCCGAGATAGACCTCAAAAATCGCCAAAGCGGCGACATCCTAAACGGCGCGTTTCAACACGGTGCGACGTTTGAATACTACGATTACGAAGAGGAAATCACGCAAGCAGCCAAAGATAGGGCGGGGCTTGGGTAA
- a CDS encoding dehypoxanthine futalosine cyclase has protein sequence MNRLSVDEAVNLIENAELNELGAMALARKRELHSDGVTTFIVDRNINYTNACWVDCKFCAFYRDHKDEDAYVLSFDEIGQKIEELIAIGGTQILFQGGVHPKLKIKWYEDLVEFIAKKYPSITIHGFSAVEIDYIARISRISTREALRRLREKGLYSMPGAGAEILSDRVRDVIAPKKCDVETWLRIHREAHEEGLKTTATMMFGTVETTREIVEHWEHIRSLQDETGGFRAFILWSFQGLNTRLAAERPEIKKQSSNRYLRLLAVSRLFLDNVPNIQSSWVTQGSYIGQLALLFGANDLGSTMMEENVVKAAGASYRMNQDEMIRLIKDIGEKPAKRNTNYDILERFY, from the coding sequence TTGAATAGACTAAGCGTGGATGAGGCGGTAAATTTGATAGAAAACGCCGAGCTAAACGAGCTTGGAGCGATGGCTCTAGCGCGTAAGCGCGAGCTGCACTCTGACGGCGTCACGACCTTTATCGTGGATAGAAACATAAACTACACCAACGCGTGCTGGGTGGACTGCAAATTTTGCGCGTTTTACCGCGATCACAAGGACGAGGACGCCTACGTTCTTAGCTTTGACGAGATCGGACAAAAGATCGAGGAGCTCATCGCTATCGGCGGGACGCAAATTTTATTTCAAGGCGGCGTGCATCCGAAACTAAAAATCAAGTGGTACGAGGATCTCGTGGAGTTTATCGCGAAAAAATATCCAAGCATCACGATTCACGGATTTTCGGCGGTCGAGATCGACTATATCGCAAGGATTTCGCGTATTAGCACGAGGGAGGCGCTACGCCGTCTGCGAGAAAAGGGACTCTACTCGATGCCGGGCGCCGGAGCCGAGATACTCAGCGACCGCGTCCGAGATGTGATCGCGCCTAAAAAATGCGACGTAGAAACGTGGCTGCGCATCCACCGCGAGGCGCACGAGGAGGGGCTAAAGACGACGGCTACGATGATGTTTGGCACCGTCGAAACCACGCGCGAGATCGTGGAGCACTGGGAGCATATCAGGAGCTTGCAGGACGAGACGGGCGGCTTTAGAGCGTTTATCTTGTGGAGCTTTCAGGGGCTAAACACGCGCCTAGCCGCCGAACGTCCCGAGATCAAAAAGCAAAGCTCGAATCGCTATTTGCGCCTGCTTGCGGTCTCTAGGCTGTTTTTAGACAACGTGCCAAACATCCAAAGCAGCTGGGTCACGCAGGGCAGCTACATCGGGCAGCTGGCGCTACTGTTTGGCGCAAACGACCTAGGCAGCACGATGATGGAGGAAAACGTCGTCAAGGCCGCGGGCGCTAGCTACCGCATGAATCAAGACGAGATGATACGCCTCATCAAAGACATCGGCGAAAAACCCGCCAAACGCAATACCAATTATGATATTTTAGAAAGGTTTTATTGA
- a CDS encoding EamA family transporter, whose amino-acid sequence MQEWALWALASAVFAALTAIFAKVGLEGVDSNFATFIRTLVIAAALILFLTYAKKWQPLGELSARNWLFLTLSGLATGASWLAYFKALQMGSASQVAPIDKLSVVLVVIFAVIFLGERPSTREWIGIALIASGVFTLVFADK is encoded by the coding sequence ATGCAAGAGTGGGCTTTGTGGGCGCTAGCTTCGGCGGTTTTTGCTGCACTTACGGCGATTTTCGCCAAAGTCGGGCTTGAGGGCGTGGACTCAAATTTTGCGACTTTTATCAGGACGCTTGTTATCGCTGCGGCGCTGATTTTATTTCTAACCTATGCTAAAAAGTGGCAGCCGCTTGGCGAGCTAAGCGCACGGAACTGGCTGTTTTTGACGCTTAGCGGACTAGCTACCGGCGCATCGTGGCTGGCGTATTTTAAGGCGCTTCAGATGGGTTCTGCGTCGCAGGTAGCGCCCATAGACAAGCTTAGCGTCGTTTTGGTCGTCATTTTTGCTGTTATATTTTTAGGCGAGCGCCCGAGCACGCGAGAGTGGATCGGTATCGCGCTGATCGCTAGCGGCGTGTTTACGCTGGTTTTTGCGGATAAATAG
- a CDS encoding MFS transporter has protein sequence MNKFITLLKTQPVFARLSLIQLICYFGVWFSHTGIFTLLIELDAPVWAITAAAALAFVPGVLLSPFSGIVVDKFSPKPMLIALTVVEMVTVFMLVFIDKLSLMWLLFAIIFIRVGAGGTYFQVEMSLFPKILNKDDLKTANEIHSLIWAFSYTAGMGLAGIYIHFFGIKSAFLLDCALYGAALIILLKTDIAVRAKKGGEKVREMLKNGLKYVKQNPLIAHLIMLHAVVGVTSYDALVALLADYPYAGLLSASLIIGYINACRAVALIVGPLVLSKFVSNSNLVYIYVGHGLGVIAWSTLQFNFYIGFIGIFCAGFFTSTLWSYTYTLIQQKCDPAFYGRIIAYNDMVYLGVAAVISSGIGLLFELGLSLSLITALIGCMFFAGAIYWIFVRKIYKDELA, from the coding sequence ATGAATAAATTTATAACCCTACTAAAAACGCAGCCCGTTTTCGCTCGCCTCTCGCTCATACAGCTGATTTGCTATTTCGGCGTTTGGTTCTCGCACACGGGCATTTTTACGCTACTTATCGAGCTTGACGCGCCCGTTTGGGCGATCACGGCGGCGGCTGCGCTAGCTTTCGTGCCGGGCGTGCTACTATCGCCTTTTAGCGGTATCGTAGTGGATAAATTTAGCCCCAAGCCTATGCTAATAGCGCTCACGGTCGTAGAGATGGTGACTGTTTTTATGCTCGTTTTTATCGACAAACTCTCCTTGATGTGGCTGCTATTTGCGATAATATTTATCAGAGTCGGGGCCGGCGGGACGTATTTTCAGGTCGAGATGAGCTTGTTTCCTAAAATTTTAAACAAAGACGACCTAAAAACCGCAAACGAGATCCACTCGCTCATCTGGGCCTTTTCATACACCGCAGGTATGGGGCTAGCGGGCATTTATATCCATTTTTTCGGGATTAAAAGCGCCTTTTTGCTTGACTGCGCTCTTTACGGTGCGGCGCTTATCATCCTGCTTAAAACGGATATCGCCGTGCGAGCTAAAAAAGGCGGCGAAAAAGTCCGAGAGATGCTAAAAAACGGCCTAAAATACGTAAAACAAAACCCTCTCATCGCACATCTCATCATGCTACACGCCGTAGTTGGCGTGACTAGCTACGACGCGCTCGTGGCTCTGCTAGCCGACTATCCGTATGCTGGCCTGCTCTCAGCGTCGCTCATCATCGGCTACATAAACGCCTGCCGCGCCGTCGCCCTTATCGTCGGTCCGCTCGTGCTTAGCAAATTCGTCTCAAACTCCAATCTAGTCTATATCTACGTCGGGCATGGGCTTGGCGTCATCGCATGGAGCACGCTACAGTTTAACTTTTATATCGGATTTATCGGGATTTTTTGCGCGGGATTTTTCACCTCGACTCTTTGGAGCTACACCTACACGCTCATCCAGCAAAAGTGCGATCCGGCATTTTACGGCCGCATCATCGCCTATAACGATATGGTTTATCTAGGCGTCGCGGCGGTGATTTCTAGCGGCATAGGACTTCTTTTTGAGCTAGGACTTAGCCTCTCGCTGATCACGGCGCTAATAGGCTGTATGTTTTTTGCCGGAGCGATTTATTGGATATTCGTGCGTAAAATTTATAAAGACGAACTAGCGTAA
- a CDS encoding ankyrin repeat domain-containing protein codes for MDLKIFYDNWQMECCGDAFKLGDEVNWYTAKFKADSDFIFKDADYSYKAHGGEEYEITGVVTGISAIYFRYEPCDGPYGRVLQPVKYKSKEISRSHGYEPNFGGFTFGAYLVQLRGAIVCDLVDKVYEKFALKSKFDSKIVSPNQKDANGETILNLAIADVDEYAVEILLNKGADANLHGQDGFTPIQRACFCDSERIFELLLSAGADLDAINDAGTSARQYCEGKFEGVKNAARLRKIIAKYKWYATLRQKSN; via the coding sequence ATGGATCTAAAAATATTCTACGACAACTGGCAAATGGAGTGCTGCGGCGATGCGTTTAAGCTCGGCGACGAGGTAAATTGGTATACGGCAAAATTTAAAGCGGATTCGGATTTCATCTTCAAGGATGCCGACTACTCTTACAAGGCGCACGGCGGAGAAGAGTACGAGATAACGGGTGTCGTGACGGGAATTTCGGCGATATATTTTCGCTACGAACCATGCGACGGACCGTACGGACGGGTACTGCAACCGGTCAAATACAAAAGCAAAGAGATCTCGCGTAGTCACGGTTACGAGCCGAATTTTGGAGGTTTTACGTTCGGTGCGTATCTTGTGCAGCTACGCGGTGCTATAGTTTGCGACTTAGTGGACAAGGTTTACGAGAAATTCGCTCTAAAGAGCAAATTTGATAGTAAAATCGTCTCGCCCAATCAAAAAGACGCGAACGGCGAAACGATTTTAAACTTAGCGATTGCGGACGTAGATGAATATGCCGTGGAAATACTGCTAAATAAAGGCGCGGATGCAAATCTGCACGGCCAAGACGGTTTCACGCCAATACAACGCGCATGTTTTTGCGATAGCGAGAGGATTTTTGAGCTGTTGCTCTCGGCGGGCGCCGACTTGGACGCGATAAACGACGCCGGAACGAGCGCAAGACAGTACTGCGAAGGTAAATTTGAGGGCGTGAAAAACGCGGCTAGGCTAAGAAAAATAATCGCAAAATACAAGTGGTATGCGACTTTACGACAAAAATCGAACTGA